Below is a genomic region from Enoplosus armatus isolate fEnoArm2 chromosome 10, fEnoArm2.hap1, whole genome shotgun sequence.
TTGGAGAAACTTGCATCACAAAACACAGTTGTATGTGATGTCAGCAAAGTCATTCAATCAGAATTCAATTACCCATTTACCTGCAGTTTTTTATAGATGAGGGCTAAGTAAGCTGCTATCTAATCACTTTGGGTCCATTGTAAATCCAGGTTTACATAGCACCCAAGGTACttattgcacaaaaaaaaatgtacaatcaaTTAATGACAAGATTTTCATACATACCATATTCATAAAAAGACAGTCCGTGGTGGCGGGCACTCTTCTTTATCTCATTGACGGCTACTAGTAATGTGGCTGAGAAAGGAAAGTGGAAAAAGATGTTTCAGTACAAAGTGCACAGTCTGTCAGAACGTCATCAAAGACCTAGAACTTCATTTTTATAAAACGTACCTCCTTCAGACACCAGAGAGCCCGCCAAAATACAGTAagcctgaaacacagaaatgtgacatGTTGGATCACTATTATCCTTTTTATACCTTCTATGACGGACAGGAGTCAACACTGACACTCACCCATAACAAAGACTCAATAGGTTCTGGGTGCAGCAATCCCATAATGCCGTGGTACCAGGAGAGGCCTGCTCCCATCATAAAAATGCCCACCCCACTGATGAGGGAGGCAATGTAGCGCATGTTGGAGAAGCCATACCTGAAAAAGACACAGGGTCTCTATTACAGCTGACTGGTTCATGCCCTACAACAACATTTAGGCCACTATTTTGTAAAGGATGCACACGGTTTGCAAAGGATTAGTAGTTACTTCTATACTTCTACTGACTTCTAAATCTGTAAACTGTAGACTTCTACTAAAAGCAATCATGGAAAGCAGTTCTACGTTTTACAGTATCGAATAGCATACAGTTAATGTCTTTTAACTGATTTTTATTAGCAGTTTCACTGTTACTGATAATTTCATAGTTTTATGATATGACTGCTAAAGGGTGCTTTGGTTATTGAACTATAGTGATCAATACTAGAACGAAATGTGCTGCTCTGCAAGATGAAAACCCATTTCAACATCAGACTGCAGGATCTGTgttaatatgtatttatattaaacTTCTACTCTTTGGCGTTATAAGGACCCATTTTTTCTTTGGGGACCGCTCACGTTCCTCTTATCATCTTCTTTCTTTAACAGTATAGTCAGGTGTGGTTGCTTACGGGTGCCCAGCATCAGGGTTGCGGACAGACTGGCTGATTCCCAGAGCGAGCAGAGCCTGGTTGCAGGTGTCGGCCAGAGAGTGGATGGCCTCTGAGAACATGCTAGCAGATCCAGTGTAGACCCAAGCCAGAAGCTTGAAGAAGAAATTCAGCCCATTGCTGAGGACAAATGAAACACGTAGATGAAGCCACTCGTAGGgcaatgaaaaatgtatcatctaaaacataatttaatggTTAACAGTAGTTCTGACTGTGAAGGTCTACAGATTTATAAGTTATCTTGTACTGGACGTAAAAAATAGTTAGCTCAATGACAATGTGGCTGTTCAGTGTAGACAAACTTGGCAGTAAAAGACGAATTTGGCTGGACACAGGTTAAAAAGTTAAGTTAAACTGAAGTTACTCCCATTTTCCATCACTCAACTATTGCAAAGTATTTCAGCTTTTCCATTTCAATGCTCCTGAATCAGAGAATTTACACCCAGACTGAACCTATCTGTACCGACCACTTAACTAATTGAGTCCTTGTGCATACTCAGTGAGGGAAACGTTTTGCTGTTCATGTGACTGCACATGTCCTCTAACACAATCATCCTAATCCAATAGGCCAAAGGACCTCATGTGAGACAAGGTCCCATGCAGTTCCTGATACAAATGTTCACATCTTTTATATCTTTACTGGTGAGTGTCAGAACTCTACAGAGCAGGGAATGTCTTTTTCCTTTAGTCAGGATCTGTTTTGGACTTTTCTAACAAGTTTCATCCACACCAGATTTTTGTTCAGTTTACCAAATGTTACACTCTGATACTTATCCGACATGCTGTATGTAGTAACCCTGCTGAGAACACACTCTCTAATCCAATGCCTCCCACTGTGTGTGCCACAGCTCAGTAAAGTCACGGAGTACAGAAAGACTTCACAGCAAAACCAAACAGTGTTCAGAAACAACGGGGGAGAATGGCGAGAGTATGAAAACTTACATGCAAATAGCAACCATGACCACCTTCCCTGGCCCTTGTAGAAATGTTGTCCTCTGGCCTGACCGAGGCTTTGTGgaacaaagaaaaagtaaagtgaaaatTTGAAGCACATAGAGTATGAATAATCGGCCATGTGCCCTAGTcagcatttaaaaaaggaagacaGTTGTCATTCCTGTCAGTCAGAGCAGTGGACGTTATCTTCAtggcaaaataaatcaaataaggAACCGGCCTTTGACATAATATACACATAAATTCCTGCCCTGTTGTCAATGACAGACTTATACAGTTAGCGTTATCCCATGAAGTATACTGTGGGGATACAAAACAAGCCTGCAGAGTATAGAATATACCATAACATACCAGAGAAGCGCACAACAGTACAGAAGTCATTGAAATAACATCCGCAGCCTACAGTAAAGAGACGTTGTCATATAGATGCAGTGACCTCAACATGGACAAAGGTCACGAAAATACACCACTGGGTGTTATTAGGGCAACTTGGGCATGGTGACAGGAATGTCCACATTCCTTCCTCTTTCATATGTAAAACATGATTTGGAGAATCGATCATATTATCAAACAAAATGGTGCTCACCTTAGTGTTTCCCCAAAAGTCTTTGTATTCCTTCAACAACTGTTGATTCCGAAAAATATCTGGAGGTAAGTAAACAagagatacaaacaaaatgctaTGTCAACAATTCACAGACCAAAACATTAATATCACATATCAGGTAAGGTAAATAAGTTACACAAACATTTCTACTACAGTCAAAATGTGACTTGAGCTGGCTTCTAacattaaaaggaatagttcaacatctTGGGAAACATGCTTATCCGCTTTCTagcggagagttagatgagaacatcgAGACCTCTCTCATTTTGGTtggttaaatatgaagctacagtgagcagccagttagcttagcttagcataaagactggaaacagggataaacagctagcctggctctgccgGAAggtaatacattttgtaaaaaagaCAATGCTCTGTTTTACGGAACTTCCTGGAGGCTCCACTGGCTTGGCAACTGCTCAGAGTAaaaaaatagtccagcacataaccccccgaaaaacagtgttttgaatgggaatgagatataacgtgttaatttgTGAACTTTAAAGGAGCTGGTAGGTTTATTTTACCAGTAAGGCTAGCTggttccctgtttccagtctctccgcaagaaattaaaaaagcgtattacccaaaatgttgaacttagACACTGAGAATGTTttgactttaaaacaaaatcttaaggattattACATGTTCACAAAGATGCACATGCAGCTGGGGGAAAATAAAAACCTACTCTCTTGGtactctctctccacctctttcctGAGGTTTCTCTCTCGAGCTAGAGCTTCATGGCTTCCCCACACGTCTATTGCTCTAATagtcacagagagaaataaattaATGAACAAAAGTTAGAAAACTTATCAATgaaaatttgtggttttggcatTACTTTGTTGGAAGACAAAAGGAAAGTAAAAGGGTGTAGAACTAACTTGGCCTCCACGTCTGACCGCAAGAAGACAGTGAAAGCCTCCGTGTCATCGTGGGGGCTGCGTCTTCTGATCTTTCGAAGTTGTTCCAGATCACTGTGAACACATGAGAGAAGGAAACAGATTCAGAAAGACCCCTGTACAATGATGTTAAGCAGTCTCATATCAGCTAATCACAACAGCATGTTTACTTATTAACTTAAAGGAATTTGTGTTGTGGTCTGCTAGCACTTCTGAACAAGGTTATACAGAACAGACAGTTAAGCATTCAAAAGTAGTAATTCAGCTTTGCAATGATGATATACAGTTCAGTGTGGGGAACAGGAGTTACCTTGGTTTGAGGCAGAACTCATTCATGGCTCTGACTGCAGTGataaagttgttttgagtgTACTTGGGTCCATATTCCCTTTTCTTCAGGACTGCCCGGACTGCATATGACAACAGAGGGAAATTATGATATAAGCCACCAAATTACACCCACATTCTGAAAATACTAAAAAATATGAGGTAAATCAAGAgtcttatttaaaatgtgtttcatgtgaaGCATGCACAAACATTGTTCATTACCTTTCACTTGAATTGTCTCAGCTTTAGTCAGCCCCTGAGGTGTTGAACCTATGAGAGCAAATATTATAATTTTATCAGAGAAGTAAACTAAAGCAaaattcttttacattttcctaAACATCTCAACGGTATTAGCAGtttgaaaaaggaaacatggTGATCAATAATGGACAAAATACAATGCCACACAAAATGTCCAGAACATACAGACAtcaaacatctcaacaacttcTGCAGTACACAGAAACATTAAGGTTCGTCACCTAACAAACCTGGGGTAGCTTTCGCAGCTGCAGACAAGATCTTTTCTGCAGATGGATCATTTCCTGACGCTGACTTTGGAGGACCATCTTTACTGTTGCCAGAGGTAGAGTAGTACTGCACCTTGCCCAGCCCAAGAGAGGCAACACGGCAGTCTGGAAGGCTGAACCAAAAGCTATGTATGCCTCCACTCTGCCAACCTGTGCAACGGAATGTATAATGATAGTTTGTTTCGGTTGTTCTGCGTAATAAAACAACACTATGTCTATATCCAGAGAGAGCAGAGTAGGAAGAGCCGTGGTGTGTAACAGCTGGTGATGTAGCTAACGACTGGTAGCACTTCCTCACCGTAGCACAGCTGGGGTAACCTCGGGGACCGTTGGGACAGGGGCGCTCTGTGCTGCAAGGAGACCCTGCAGAAGACATGCCATGGTCTGTGGGCCAAGCTGGGGAACATCCTCGCTGTAGCGGGGCTCGGTACTGAAGAGCAGGAAGTTGCTATACGGAGTCACAAATAGCCtggtcactgtgtgttttaggtTGTCAATTCAACCCCATTCAGACAGATTAACCTAACGCCTGAAGACCGCCTCTCAAGATCTGACCGTTTCATCAAGCTGTAACGTTAGCATGGCTACAAGCAAACTCAAATGTTTAACACAGCTGACATTCGTGTCTCACTGAAATGGCTGTCATTGGTAATCACTTGGCTAGTCAACTAAAGCCTTTGCCGGCCGGCTAACACTGACGCTATAGCACTACCGAGCCCGGCGGCTATTGAGCCACAAACTTGGCTaacctagctagctaacgtaagCTAACAACGTTATCCGCCATAAGTAACAAGTGCTGTGTAACATTTATTTACTCAAAAACAACTGCAACTGAGTAGTGAATACAGACAATGTTATTAAAGCCATTACCTTTATGGTGATGTTTGTTCTACATAATCTGTATCCATTTTGAGAATCTATGGACAAACTGATGGTAACGCCGCTATGGACGTACGATAAgtgctacaaacacacacacaaacacgtgacCTATGACACCCAAGTGACGTCATGGTCGTCTCGTGAGAGCGTAATCAGTTTCAGGGTTATGTCGACCTGTATCGCGATATTTTCTAAACCGCTGCGCGAACAAGGTCATTTTAGGGGCCACATGTAGagaatatataatttaattaaaataaagaaaatgctttttgtcaAACTACCCAGTAGAGTCTTGCTTTATGAATCTTACTGTAGTAAATACAGAAGTGTTGTCAGCAAAATCcactttaagtatcaaaagtacaaCTACTTATTATGCTCCCGGATcattttatgtatattatataacctgattattatcattaatttatTAACATCTCaatatcattttattgttttttattttgattactTTACATGCTTTTGGGAaatttaatctataataatgcatGTAAACGggtcatatgttttgtatgttgaaTCATTAACTGTAAAGTATCTCGTAAATTGGGccgtcaaataaatgtagttgagtaaaaagtCCAA
It encodes:
- the slc30a9 gene encoding proton-coupled zinc antiporter SLC30A9, mitochondrial; amino-acid sequence: MFPSLAHRPWHVFCRVSLQHRAPLSQRSPRLPQLCYGWQSGGIHSFWFSLPDCRVASLGLGKVQYYSTSGNSKDGPPKSASGNDPSAEKILSAAAKATPGSTPQGLTKAETIQVKVRAVLKKREYGPKYTQNNFITAVRAMNEFCLKPSDLEQLRKIRRRSPHDDTEAFTVFLRSDVEAKAIDVWGSHEALARERNLRKEVEREYQENIFRNQQLLKEYKDFWGNTKPRSGQRTTFLQGPGKVVMVAICINGLNFFFKLLAWVYTGSASMFSEAIHSLADTCNQALLALGISQSVRNPDAGHPYGFSNMRYIASLISGVGIFMMGAGLSWYHGIMGLLHPEPIESLLWAYCILAGSLVSEGATLLVAVNEIKKSARHHGLSFYEYVMQSRDPSTNVVLLEDAAAVLGVIMASGCMGLTSLTGNPHFDSLGSLGVGTLLGAVSAFLIYTNTEALLGRSIQAERVQKLTEFLENDPAVRAIHDVKATDMGLSKVRFKAEVDFDGRVVTRSYLEKQDIDQILSEIQQVKTPEELENFMLKHGENIIDTLGAEVDRLEKELKQRNPEVRHVDLEIL